Proteins from one Eriocheir sinensis breed Jianghai 21 chromosome 27, ASM2467909v1, whole genome shotgun sequence genomic window:
- the LOC127004051 gene encoding sal-like protein 3, which produces MDVSPTIPDHFKADLFDLVSCTEYDLNGGALGAECWQLDDLVTRNINNNNNNAVSVGEVMAPTWSYGSYPELPSSTSTSMGVLSHDKEKETSDKMWGGGGTTEKVVNSATGNTIIITFPSSEGRPSDGSEAAYNPSPPMVEPNNLELFNSILNEKPYEGLVSHNHRSPASDCVSYVSACSGYSDSGISTSLEDTASPNEGGHGHEHVDFERLVDSAVDSLVYSPGTGALAPVEDPQGMDGVNAAYMTPAPMPYSTHVTQSSDVSSILEGALRGTVRRPAGPSQLPPLTKISEAKTLTLMSNMTPLPPLTSAFKAEQLNGVGGSTQISSSNGMYVTTGYDYHPTPTEEYTSLDASFTKLSTTTPQKPDQSDQKPKKRKYTKRAAGEEPTVKGRLLHFCHICSKGFKDKYSVNVHIRTHTGEKPFNCELCGKCFRQKAHLAKHVQIHSAPKPPGKR; this is translated from the coding sequence ATGGATGTCAGCCCCACCATCCCCGACCACTTCAAGGCTGACCTCTTTGACCTCGTCTCGTGCACGGAATACGACTTGAATGGCGGTGCGCTGGGCGCCGAGTGCTGGCAGCTGGACGACCTGGTGACCcggaatatcaacaacaacaacaacaacgccgtCAGTGTCGGGGAAGTGATGGCTCCTACCTGGTCCTATGGGAGTTACCCTGAACTTCCCTCCTCGACGTCCACCTCCATGGGCGTGCTGAGCcacgacaaggagaaggagaccaGCGACAAGATgtggggcggcggcggcacgACTGAGAAGGTGGTGAACAGTGCCACcggcaacaccatcatcatcaccttcccctcctccgagGGCCGTCCCTCCGACGGCTCCGAGGCCGCCTACAACCCCTCGCCGCCCATGGTGGAGCCCAACAACCTTGAGCTTTTCAACTCCATCCTCAACGAGAAGCCTTACGAAGGTCTGGTGTCTCACAACCACCGCTCGCCGGCTTCCGACTGCGTCTCGTACGTCAGCGCCTGCTCTGGCTACAGCGATTCTGGGATATCGACGTCACTGGAGGACACAGCCTCCCCTAACGAGGGCGGCCACGGACACGAACACGTCGACTTTGAGCGACTGGTAGACTCCGCTGTCGACTCCCTAGTGTACTCCCCCGGGACCGGCGCTCTGGCCCCCGTCGAAGACCCTCAGGGCATGGATGGCGTCAACGCGGCGTACATGACTCCCGCGCCGATGCCTTACTCCACGCACGTCACTCAGAGCAGCGACGTGTCTTCCATCCTGGAAGGGGCGCTGAGAGGCACAGTGCGTCGGCCGGCCGGTCCTTCTCAGCTGCCGCCCCTCACCAAGATTTCTGAAGCTAAGACGCTCACACTGATGTCCAATATGACACCTTTGCCGCCCCTGACCTCGGCCTTCAAAGCAGAGCAGCTAAACGGCGTCGGAGGGTCAACGCAGATCAGCAGCAGCAATGGCATGTACGTGACGACGGGCTACGACTACCACCCTACTCCAACTGAGGAGTACACCAGCCTGGACGCCTCCTTCACCAAACTCTCCACGACCACCCCTCAGAAGCCCGACCAGTCAGACCAAAAACCTAAAAAGCGCAAGTACACCAAGCGCGCGGCAGGGGAGGAGCCGACCGTGAAGGGCCGCCTCCTCCACTTCTGCCACATCTGCAGCAAAGGCTTCAAGGACAAGTACAGCGTCAACGTCCACATCCGCACCCACACCGGGGAGAAGCCCTTCAACTGCGAGCTGTGCGGCAAGTGTTTCCGGCAGAAGGCGCACCTGGCCAAGCACGTCCAGATCCACAGTGCGCCCAAGCCACCGGGGAAGAGGTGA
- the LOC127004052 gene encoding perlucin-like, producing the protein MKEGLKRSVIYVSCVSRPPLMHPTLFLLTVLVLVLAPRVYGAYELFLHSTRSTTPSPLPPSPPPPSTEQGSAAALDVKEALLIALTELLQRVAPAAESPTCPYPYTQVMHECFYPHSKKLSWVQARRVCQGMGGDLAEPRHIYALQTHMADTHGSGYFWVGGTCEGGDGTWRWVSGRPLDPEDWLFDRPDNQGGDENCLEMVMSDYPRVFNDETCSLAQRFICQY; encoded by the exons ATGAAGGAGGGTTTGAAGAGAAGTGTCATCTACGTGTCTTGTGTCTCGCGGCCGCCACTCATGCACCCCACACTCTTCCTCCTgacggtgctggtgctggtgctcgCCCCTCGCGTCTATGGGGCCTACGAACTCTTCCTCCACAGCACACGCTCGACGACTCCTTCTCCGCTgccgccgtctcctcctcctccctctactgagcaag GATCTGCCGCGGCCTTGGACGTGAAGGAGGCGTTGCTCATCGCCCTCACTGAACTCCTGCAGAGGGTGGCGCCTGCTGCTGAAA gcCCGACGTGCCCGTACCCGTACACGCAGGTCATGCACGAGTGCTTCTACCCCCACTCCAAGAAGCTGTCGTGGGTGCAGGCCAGACGCGTGTGTCAGGGCATGGGCGGCGACCTGGCTGAGCCCCGCCACATCTACGCCCTGCAGACCCACATGGCGGACACCCACG gctcgGGTTACTTCTGGGTTGGGGGCACGTGCGAGGGCGGCGACGGGACGTGGCGGTGGGTGTCGGGGCGGCCGCTGGACCCCGAGGACTGGCTCTTTGACCGACCCGACAACCAGGGCGGCGACGAGAACTGCCTCGAGATGGTGATGTCGGACTACCCGCGAGTGTTCAACGACGAAACGTGTTCCCTCGCCCAGCGCTTCATCTGCCAGTACTGA